The genomic region ATATTGACGTTAGCTTTGCTAGCTTGCCTAGCATCCTGTTACTGCTGTGACTTtagcatgttttattatttattgtgtgCTGAACGGCACCAACACTACACCACCAACACTACCTCTGCTTTATTCCCACACAATGCGTAAGTAAAATGGGGCTTATTGTTACACAGATATTGTATTGTGCTTTTGTTACGTACCTTTTAAATATAGGTTTCGGTGTTTGTTATATGAActctcgcgagaacttgttTGTGCGACGCAATGTGGTGACGCCAATGTTGCCATAGTTACAGAGTACACTTACTTCCTTGCCGATTTACTTATTACACGATTTATTATGTCAGTGCAGTTAATGTAGCAGTTCTGTAGCAGGTTATATAAGCTACTAGAGTTACTATCACTTTGTGTTGTGGTGTATAATACTTTAACTGTTCAAAGTAACGTGATTTAGGGGCGGGGCTAATTTGGCGCAACTTGCAGCGCGGGAAATTCGTTTTTAAATAGCAAGAGCGCCAAGAAACTGGAACAGAAGCGTCAGAGGATTTTAGCTGTGCAGTAGTGTCTCCAATAGTTAGCTTTTAGTTCGTAAAAATCGTTTTTTAACTGTGCAAACTCTGCCAACATGCCTGTCCTGGAATTCACAGACGCATCTGCAATCTCTCCATCAAAGAGAGCAAGGACAGAGACAAAGCCTGCAGAAGACAGACCTGTCCTCAAGTTTGCTAAACTGTCTGAGCATGCCACGACACCTACCAGAGGATCCACTAAAGCTGCGGGATATGATTTGTACAGGTTGGTTATAACGTTACTTTGAATTAAAAATGGTTAAAAGTATGTTTTGGGTTCACTAATAACTTAATCGTAGCAGCGTGTGCACGGTTTTAAATACTGTGACCGCAAACATAAGTTTTAACAAGTCGATATAAcgttacagtatgtgtgtttgtaaaaatCAAACTGTAAAGTCCAGGTGAAATGTTTGAACTCTTAGCTTGTGTTCCTACAGAGGTTGAATGTACTTGCTAAATGTTGCCCTGTATAAACGTATCTGTTAAATGAAAAGACAACCAGCTAAACATGCTTCTCTGAATTTAAACAGTGCATATGATTACACCATTGGTCCTATGGACAAGGCCGTTGTGAAGACAGACATCCAGATTGCAGTCCCACATGGCTGCTACGGAAGAGTTGGTGAGTGTTTTGCATACTGATGCAACTCTAGCATTAcaggtttttcttgttttgttcagtGCATGCAAATTAAAACTAGATTATGTTACACAAGTTGCAGAACAGCAGGTCAAAACTGTCTCCTTCCATGTTTATTCTTCCTTCTCAGCACCAAGATCTGGACTGGCAGCAAAACACTTCATTGATGTTGGTGGTGAGTCTTGGCCCATGTGACCTACTTATGACGTGTGCAGATAATGTGTCAACCCTTGTCATGTCTCTAACGTCTCTGTATGTCCTCAGCTGGGGTTGTAGATGAAGACTACAGAGGGAATGTGGGAGTTGTGCTCTTCAACTTCAGCAAGGAGACATTTGATGGTGAGTTGTGGCATCAGTGAAATATATCATCACCTTTTTATATTAAAGGTACCAAGAGTACCCATAGATTTTACTAGTAGGGTCAAAGCCATAATGTCCATGCTTCTATTTGAACTTTTTCTGGAGGAGCATGATGATATAAGGCTAGAGTGAAAACGTTCAATTTAATGATAATGAGAGGGTGTCATCATTCATGAGATTGTTTAAATCTGCCTCACGTCCCTTTTGAGTTATGACAATCAACTGTCTGCTGACGAATATCACCAAAAATCTGACATGTACATATGAGGTCGTATCTGATACAAAAATTGCATACATACTGACGTTGCCTTCCTTTTACGTTTTCTTGATTTAAGAGAACATAAAACTGGTTAAAAgtaatttgaaaatattttttaaaatgttcaacctgtagtgtattttttttttaagctctaTATTAAGTTCAACttgttgaaatattttgctgtccacatttatttattcatcctGCAAAGATGACATGAAAGTAGTTTGTACAGATCTAAAGATGCAGCACATATGTGCAGTTTCCAAATGATTGTCTAATCTCCTGTTCCTCTTCGCAGTGAAAAAGGGCGACAGAGTTGCGCAGCTGGTGTGTGAGAGAATCTGTTACCCAGAACTGGAGGAGCAAAAGGTAAACTGCGAGTTCAGAAGCTGAAACACACGCGTATACACTCtattgccagtttattaggtacattaggctaaaactaatgcagtctaatacaacagcCCTGTAGTAAATCCTACCTTTGCGAAGGTtacaatgttcagtttttgttgaaactgttttaaagaGGTTTTTATTCAACTGTAAGAAGTGTTTCTATTTAGTATATCCCTTTTTATATCAACGAAGATAGGTTAAAAAAACAGGAATACCTCTGCAATGCAACAGCACAACGAACAACAACCTCCAAAATGATCATTACCTTTTaatcaacacctctctaaaacagattgaacaaaaacaaaacattataaccttcatgGTTGTAGGGTTTATTGCAGAACTGTTGTATTAAGGCAAGAACCAGACAAGAAATCCACAAATTTAATTTTGCAACGTTTCACTCTAACAGATCTTGATCAGGCAAAATAGCTGGGAGCTTTTAATACACTGCCAATGTGATGTCTAATTATTGCCTTAATTTTTGGATGTGCCCTTTACCCTTCTTGTTTTAAAAGtgtattagactccattggttTTGctaagtgtacctaataaactggcaacttaGTGTACTTAACTACTATTAAGATTTTCCATTGAATGTTTGGCTTTACTGCAGTATGTATCATCAGATTAGTTTAAAATTCTAAATCCAAAAATGCATGGCTGTGTTCTTTTCAGACACTCGATGAGACGGAGCGTGGAGACGGAGGCTTTGGATCAACCGGACGCAACTGAAAGCAATAAATATATGTTAGATGTATatgttaaataaagtttgtgGGTTTGTACTTTTGAGAGTCTTGAGTCTTTACTGGGATTGTTACAGTTTTGAGTTCTGTTTTATGCACAAAAGATGTTTTCTAAACCTCCACATGGGGGCAGTGCAAGACAAGAGTTGCATCGCAACCTGATGAGTAATCCTGAACATGTTAAGCTCAGCTACATAACTGAGGTTCCTTTGGATTAATGTGAGTTTCACTAGCTAAAACATTCAGATCATGTTGCACCTCACTTGGGTTAAACACAGCTGAAGAAAAGGGGATTTCAAACATGAAGCTCACAGCTGTCCGTTGAAATTTGTTACATTCAATCTGGATAAAGGGGAAAGCACAGCAGTGAATACATATAcaccaaaaatatgtttttattgtgaatttaCAACTAAACCCTCACTGATGTGAACAGAGAACACAGACTGGTGTCAGGCTGGTCCGTGGCAATGCAGCACTGATTGTATTTGTGAGAGAATGTGTGGCCACGAAGACCTCAGTGCATAATCATGAAGGCCCAGGTTTGGCATCAtcaatgtgttgtgtgtgtgtatgtgtgtgcaggtgtgtgcgAGTGTATGTATACACAGTTTACAAAGGAAGTAGTTGGTCATTATAAGCACCATTACAAACCCCTCTATTCCAGGGGCTTCCTCTAGTTTACAAATGCTTCATAGATTAAAAGTGGCATCGATTATTACAGTATAAACACAATTTACATGTAGTATAGAGGAGAGCAGACAGGCTATGAAGCTAGCTGTTACTGTTGCAAAGACATGAAATCTTCAGAATGACCAAGGGGATTGTATCTTGTCGACTACTGAGTTTTGAATAGTAGTACAGTGCATTCAGAAGTCTATGTGGATGTGTTGCTAGCACCAGTAAATATGAATTATTCTAGTCAGTAGGAAAGATGGAAAAGCATAGTTTAAATATGCAGTAGGAGTCATTCAAGCTCAGACATGGCTACATCTCAATAGTCCATAGTGGGTTCCTTTCCTCTCCTAAACATTCTCTAATAATCTTTTTGTCATCTTCACTCCATTAAATTAATATCTGGGGAAGGAAAAGTGTGTTTACGTTAATGTATCCAGGTTTGTTCAGTCATTTACCTGAGGGGAGGAAATGAATTTATTGCAGACTATTGGGACTCACCCTTTTCTTCCACCTAAGATGAGTTCTAAAAAACTCTGCCTTTAGAGCTTTCTGCAGTCCTCATGCCCTTCAAAGTGGCACCTGATTCCACATATCATCATACAACATTAAACCCTACAATTAAAAACCATTCACACTCTCAATAGTGCTTTACGCAAAGAGCTGAAGTTGTGTCAGGGCAATATGTCCTTCATTTGACTTTCATACTGCCTCACTCAGCTGGCATTTTCCACAGAAATTGTATCTATGATATGTAGAATCATCTTTGGCATTCAAATGACGCAgtccccccccaccccacccccttcTTGTCTCTTTGGTGGCGAGCCCTTCTCCCTGTCGGAGCAAGTAGAAGTTGCCCCTGAACCACTGATCCAGAGTCAGAGATGTTTGGCCTTTTTGGGAAGTGTGAGCCTGACACTGGATTAGCAGCCGCCGGCAACATCTGCCTGTCTCAGTCTTGTGATGGTTAATGGAGGATGATCTGCACCCTCATCTTCAGTATCTCTCCCAGCTGTCCTGTGAGGTAGTCTTTATCGTGTCGGTCCTCCAGCTCAGCCAGCTCCTTCTTCCTGTAGAGGGGCATGCTGCTGATCTGAAGGTAGTACGCCCCTGGGGGGAGGGCCTTCTTCTTGCTCAGATGCAGGTAGCTGACGCCCTCTCTCTGGTTGATCTTGAAGTAGCCGTCATCGTTTCCGTAGTCGATGTTGTACCGCACGTGGTCGCTGAGGGTGGATAAGGCTGGGGTGAACTCAAGGATGTGGTCGCGGCTGCTCAGGTCGCTGATGTTCAGGTGGAACTGCAGGGTGTCCTCGATGTCCACGCTGGCCAGGCTGACCTTGTCCTCAGTCAGCTGCAGAAAGAAAATGTGGTTCACATGAATTTAGTGGATATAAGACATGTGtcctacagtacagtatgtttacTATAATtaataaagacagagaaaggaaCAAGGAGTTAAAACGTACATACAAacagtgctgttgccatgactTTAACAATAGTGAGGTCCTGAGTTCTGTCAGTGCAACCCTTTCACCTTCAGAAAGCTTTAACAAGAAACCAAAGGGAAGGTTTCTAACATTTTTTCAACCCTAGCCTGTATATAGAGATGGAAAACATTGCTCTACTTCCTTCCACTGTACAAAagtaaagccaaaatatcctggatactgtgcgccatcttgcactggtgacgtcatatggagccagagtctgcaagTTCCCACCCATACATCTGTCCAACCAATCGCAAGCACCACCATTATCTTAAGCATACCGACTTGCACACATAGCCGTCAATTATGACATCACACCTCCTTTTTATAGAATCTAATTACTAATAAttaaacttatcagaaaaaatTAGCACTT from Epinephelus moara isolate mb chromosome 1, YSFRI_EMoa_1.0, whole genome shotgun sequence harbors:
- the dut gene encoding deoxyuridine 5'-triphosphate nucleotidohydrolase, mitochondrial isoform X4, coding for MHASAISPSKRARTETKPAEDRPVLKFAKLSEHATTPTRGSTKAAGYDLYSAYDYTIGPMDKAVVKTDIQIAVPHGCYGRVAPRSGLAAKHFIDVGAGVVDEDYRGNVGVVLFNFSKETFDVKKGDRVAQLVCERICYPELEEQKTLDETERGDGGFGSTGRN
- the dut gene encoding deoxyuridine 5'-triphosphate nucleotidohydrolase, mitochondrial isoform X3, which translates into the protein MPVLEFTDASAISPSKRARTETKPAEDRPVLKFAKLSEHATTPTRGSTKAAGYDLYSAYDYTIGPMDKAVVKTDIQIAVPHGCYGRVAPRSGLAAKHFIDVGAGVVDEDYRGNVGVVLFNFSKETFDVKKGDRVAQLVCERICYPELEEQKTLDETERGDGGFGSTGRN
- the dut gene encoding deoxyuridine 5'-triphosphate nucleotidohydrolase, mitochondrial isoform X1: MTPTSLGLRTLQLKCFASFNTTPRVLGRAIHIQTLTLNKGKQDIRTDASAISPSKRARTETKPAEDRPVLKFAKLSEHATTPTRGSTKAAGYDLYSAYDYTIGPMDKAVVKTDIQIAVPHGCYGRVAPRSGLAAKHFIDVGAGVVDEDYRGNVGVVLFNFSKETFDVKKGDRVAQLVCERICYPELEEQKTLDETERGDGGFGSTGRN
- the dut gene encoding deoxyuridine 5'-triphosphate nucleotidohydrolase, mitochondrial isoform X2, translated to MTPTSLGLRTLQLKCFASFNTTPRVLGRAIHIQTLTLNKDASAISPSKRARTETKPAEDRPVLKFAKLSEHATTPTRGSTKAAGYDLYSAYDYTIGPMDKAVVKTDIQIAVPHGCYGRVAPRSGLAAKHFIDVGAGVVDEDYRGNVGVVLFNFSKETFDVKKGDRVAQLVCERICYPELEEQKTLDETERGDGGFGSTGRN